The Oncorhynchus nerka isolate Pitt River linkage group LG24, Oner_Uvic_2.0, whole genome shotgun sequence genome has a window encoding:
- the ches1 gene encoding checkpoint suppressor 1, with protein MGPTMPPSKKAQSPSSGLGATRGLSPLYREAEAADLSLSLSASFSKAEDEELTSLSWLHESTDLLNSFSHSGLRSVSPLQDPDGHPLPPHSPSSSSPSPDPCDSSQYDLATGANRKPPYSFSCLIFMAIEDAPSKRLPVKDIYGWILEHFPYFASAPTGWKNSVRHNLSLNKCFKKVDKDRSQSIGKGSLWSIDPEYRNNLIQALKKTPYHPYSPGLVTPSTSPPTSPQAYHSPPLWPGSPFLRKNGGVILQVPQGVIQNGARIRSQGLFPVIRPLPICSVGSRTTAIRSALGDYLTQGNIGHPCDSPSPPPSDDLQEDHNYSTAKSPSMPCSSQGPSTLDDDDDIIAVEVGVHREVKSEPQEVPLDSASVSFLSQHARRRGLPWTKNRLRALGDTLPLKKRRSAAAAVEKPPSESDDEEMKEAAGSLLHLAGVRACLNNITNRAAKAAQKEKEQKEALRN; from the exons ATGGGACCCACCATGCCGCCCAGTAAGAAGGCCCAGAGCCCCAGCAGCGGTTTGGGAGCCACCCGGGGTCTGAGTCCCCTCTACAGGGAGGCGGAGGCAGCCgacctgtccctgtctctgtcggCATCCTTCTCCAAGGCCGAGGACGAGGAGCTCACCAGCCTCTCCTGGCTCCACGAGAGCACAGACCTTCTCAACAGCTTCTCTCACTCGGGGCTCCGCTCCGTCTCCCCCCTGCAGGACCCCGACGGTCACCCTCTacccccccactccccctcctcctcctccccttcccccgaCCCATGTGATTCTTCCCAATACGACCTGGCCACGGGAGCCAATCGGAAGCCTCCGTACTCGTTCAGCTGTCTGATCTTCATGGCAATAGAGGACGCACCATCCAAGAGGCTGCCGGTGAAAGATATCTATGGTTGGATCCTAGAGCATTTCCCGTATTTCGCTAGCGCCCCTACTGGTTGGAAGAACTCGGTACGCCACAATCTGTCGCTTAATAAGTGTTTCAAGAAGGTGGACAAGGACAGGAGCCAG agTATAGGTAAAGGCTCGTTGTGGTCCATAGATCCAGAGTACCGAAACAACCTGATCCAGGCCTTGAAGAAGACCCCGTACCACCCCTACTCCCCAGGACTGGttaccccctccacctctccccccacctctcctcaggcGTATCACAG tcctCCACTATGGCCAGGGAGTCCCTTCTTAAGAAAGAACGGAGGAGTTATCTTACAAG tTCCTCAAGGCGTGATCCAAAATGGGGCCCGCATCAGGAGCCAGGGTCTGTTTCCTGTCATCCGACCCCTACCCATATGCTCCGTGGGAAGCAGGACCACTGCGATAAG gtCAGCTCTGGGGGATTACCTGACCCAAGGCAACATCGGCCACCCCTGtgactctccctccccccctcccagcGACGACCTCCAGGAGGACCACAACTACAGCACCGCCAAATCCCCCAGCATGCCCTGCTCTTCCCAGGGGCCCTCCACGTTAGACGATGACGATGACATCATCGCGGTGGAGGTCGGCGTCCACCGAGAGGTCAAATCGGAACCTCAAGAAGTCCCGCTGgactctgcctctgtctccttcctctcccagCATGCCCGGCGACGGGGCCTGCCCTGGACGAAAAACCGCCTACGGGCCCTGGGCGACACGCTGCCGCTGAAAAAGCGCCGttcagcagcagcagcggtgGAGAAGCCACCGTCGGAGAGCGATGACGAGGAGATGAAGGAGGCGGCGGGGTCGTTGCTTCACTTGGCGGGCGTCAGGGCGTGTCTCAACAACATCACTAACCGCGCCGCCAAGGCTGCTCAGAAGGAGAAAGAGCAGAAAGAGGCCCTAAGGAACTAA